The following coding sequences lie in one Mucilaginibacter sp. KACC 22773 genomic window:
- a CDS encoding Gfo/Idh/MocA family protein translates to MENSRRTFIKQAAIAGAGVLITKNAWSAKSYKRIIGANDRVRVGVVGFSDRHKSSHIPSFMNHYKELNFEVVGVSDIWKNRREEGAAVWKEKMQNDVKAYRNNEEMYDSKTVDAVFISTADFQHARHAIEAVKAGCDAYVEKPFAETMEDNRAALKAVKESGKIVQIGSQRRSGDNYHAANDFIRSGKFGPITMVELTWNVNQPGRWRRPELLSKLKEEDTDWKRFIMNRPYEAFDPRKYLEYRLFWPYSSGLPGQWMSHQIDTVHWFTGLKHPRSVVANGGIYMWKDGRRNWDTILAAFDYGPLDDLSTGFQVTFGSRMHNGDEHPAEIYYSNGGELNLITNKVSPNGGLTEKMAAAMGMKANLLPEISLANTQQVVASANTGGDVLTSNHVRNWMECVRSRKQPNAPVEAGYSHSIANIMTNAAVHTGVKATFDESTQEVMANGKVFKY, encoded by the coding sequence ATGGAAAACTCTCGTCGTACATTTATAAAACAGGCTGCTATAGCAGGAGCAGGCGTATTGATCACTAAAAACGCGTGGAGCGCCAAAAGCTACAAACGCATTATTGGTGCTAATGACCGTGTTCGGGTTGGTGTTGTCGGCTTTTCCGACAGGCATAAAAGTTCGCACATCCCCAGCTTCATGAATCATTATAAAGAATTGAATTTCGAAGTGGTTGGCGTATCCGACATCTGGAAAAACCGCCGAGAAGAAGGTGCCGCTGTATGGAAAGAAAAAATGCAGAACGATGTAAAGGCGTACCGCAATAACGAGGAGATGTACGATAGCAAAACCGTCGACGCGGTATTTATTAGTACGGCCGATTTTCAGCATGCACGCCATGCAATTGAAGCTGTTAAAGCAGGCTGTGATGCGTATGTGGAAAAGCCATTTGCCGAAACTATGGAGGATAACCGCGCGGCGCTTAAGGCCGTTAAGGAATCTGGAAAAATAGTGCAGATAGGATCGCAGCGCAGGAGCGGGGATAATTATCACGCTGCCAATGATTTTATCCGCTCGGGTAAGTTTGGGCCTATTACCATGGTCGAGCTTACCTGGAACGTTAACCAGCCGGGCCGCTGGCGCCGGCCCGAATTACTTAGTAAGTTAAAAGAAGAAGATACCGACTGGAAACGCTTCATCATGAACCGGCCATACGAGGCTTTCGATCCGCGCAAGTATTTGGAATATCGCTTGTTTTGGCCATACTCCTCCGGATTGCCCGGCCAGTGGATGAGCCACCAGATTGATACAGTACATTGGTTTACCGGTTTGAAGCACCCGCGCAGCGTTGTTGCCAACGGCGGTATTTATATGTGGAAAGATGGCCGCCGCAACTGGGATACCATTTTGGCTGCCTTTGATTATGGTCCGCTGGATGATCTGTCAACCGGTTTCCAGGTAACCTTTGGCTCGCGCATGCATAACGGAGATGAACATCCCGCCGAAATCTACTATTCCAACGGAGGCGAACTAAACCTGATCACCAATAAAGTGTCTCCAAATGGCGGGCTCACAGAAAAAATGGCTGCCGCTATGGGCATGAAAGCCAACCTGCTGCCCGAGATCAGCCTGGCAAATACACAACAGGTTGTAGCATCGGCCAACACCGGCGGCGATGTGCTTACTTCAAACCATGTGCGCAACTGGATGGAATGCGTACGCAGTCGTAAGCAACCCAATGCTCCGGTGGAAGCTGGGTACAGCCATTCTATTGCCAATATCATGACCAATGCGGCGGTACACACCGGTGTTAAGGCAACGTTTGATGAAAGCACCCAGGAAGTAATGGCAAACGGTAAAGTTTTTAAATATTGA
- a CDS encoding PmoA family protein, with product MMINTLKKTGLMIASIAFATGVAAQKSEPVKVVESKKERKVDVFIGGKPFTSFLYPDSLEKPVLYPLRTANGTVVTRGFPLDPKPGDPTDHPHHIGLWFNFENLNGLDFWNNSYAIHKEKKNLYGWIRTDKVLETKSGTTGVLAYHANWTNQQKDVILEETTRFEFSGTANQRIIDRITTLKASVDATFTDAKDGLLGLRLAHDLQMPATEDQKFTDDKGNVTIVKAGTDKVANGNYLTSAGKTGNDAWSSRGVWCKVYGKMGADSVGIAIIDHPQNPNYPTFWHARGYGLFAANPLGEKIFTNGKSAKNLHLNKGEAVTFRFRVVISNGGQTISSGQLNEMAAEYGKK from the coding sequence ATGATGATAAATACTTTAAAAAAAACAGGTTTAATGATAGCCTCAATAGCTTTTGCCACAGGTGTAGCCGCTCAAAAAAGCGAGCCGGTAAAGGTTGTAGAGTCAAAAAAGGAACGTAAGGTAGATGTGTTTATCGGCGGTAAGCCGTTTACAAGTTTTCTGTACCCTGATAGTCTTGAGAAACCGGTTTTATATCCTTTACGCACAGCTAATGGAACTGTTGTTACCCGTGGCTTTCCGCTTGATCCAAAGCCCGGGGACCCAACCGACCATCCACATCACATAGGCCTTTGGTTTAATTTTGAAAACCTGAACGGACTGGATTTCTGGAATAACTCCTATGCCATTCATAAAGAGAAAAAGAATTTGTACGGCTGGATCCGTACCGACAAGGTGCTGGAAACCAAAAGCGGCACAACCGGCGTATTGGCATACCATGCAAACTGGACTAACCAGCAAAAAGATGTCATTTTAGAAGAAACCACCCGTTTTGAATTCAGCGGAACAGCCAATCAGCGCATTATAGATCGTATTACTACACTAAAAGCCAGTGTGGATGCAACTTTTACCGATGCTAAAGACGGCCTGCTTGGCCTGCGCCTGGCTCATGACCTGCAGATGCCTGCTACTGAAGACCAAAAATTTACCGACGATAAAGGCAATGTAACCATAGTTAAAGCCGGTACCGATAAAGTGGCCAACGGCAATTACTTAACCAGCGCTGGCAAAACAGGTAACGATGCCTGGAGCAGCCGCGGCGTATGGTGCAAGGTTTACGGTAAAATGGGTGCCGATTCGGTAGGTATCGCTATTATAGATCATCCTCAAAATCCTAATTATCCCACATTTTGGCATGCCAGGGGTTATGGCTTATTTGCGGCTAACCCTTTAGGTGAGAAGATTTTTACGAATGGTAAATCGGCAAAGAATTTGCATTTAAATAAAGGCGAGGCGGTGACTTTTCGTTTTCGTGTAGTTATCAGTAATGGCGGGCAAACCATCAGCAGCGGGCAGCTTAATGAGATGGCAGCGGAATATGGGAAGAAATAA
- a CDS encoding trans-sulfuration enzyme family protein, which produces MKTETIAIHAGNHVDGSSKAVIQPIVMSTTFERDEDGSFPGGHIYSRASNPNRALLENVIAKLEGGADAASFSSGNAAGMSVFQSLAPGTHIICPDDMYHGLRNQLKNLFAGILTFDFVDVNDIEVLTQHIRPDTGVIWVETPSNPLLKITDIKKVVAFARANNIKVVVDNTFATPICQQPLALGADMVMHSATKYFGGHSDLMGGALITAGKNDWWAKIRQVQEMGGAIPSPTDCFWLVRSIKTLPYRVKGHVHNAQLLAEFLEQHPKVEKVLYPGLPSHPQHNIAREQMLAFGGMLSFIVKGDENDTHNIINKLKIFTRATSLGGVESLIEHRATMEGPDTKTPFNLLRVSVGLEHIDDLVEDLKQALS; this is translated from the coding sequence ATGAAAACTGAAACTATAGCTATACACGCAGGCAACCATGTAGACGGATCATCAAAAGCCGTGATACAACCTATTGTTATGTCGACCACTTTTGAACGTGACGAAGATGGTAGTTTTCCAGGCGGGCATATTTACAGCAGGGCATCGAACCCTAACCGGGCCTTGCTTGAAAATGTTATAGCCAAATTAGAGGGTGGCGCCGATGCAGCGTCATTTTCATCGGGTAACGCGGCGGGCATGTCGGTATTTCAGTCGCTGGCTCCGGGTACCCACATTATTTGCCCTGATGACATGTACCACGGTTTGCGTAATCAGCTTAAAAACCTCTTTGCGGGTATTTTAACGTTTGATTTTGTTGATGTTAATGATATCGAAGTTTTAACCCAACACATCAGGCCCGACACCGGGGTGATTTGGGTTGAAACGCCATCAAACCCACTGCTCAAGATCACCGATATAAAAAAAGTAGTTGCCTTTGCCAGGGCGAACAACATTAAAGTAGTGGTTGACAATACTTTTGCCACTCCTATTTGCCAGCAACCATTGGCTTTGGGCGCCGATATGGTAATGCACTCGGCCACTAAGTACTTTGGAGGCCACAGCGACCTGATGGGCGGCGCATTAATTACCGCCGGAAAAAACGATTGGTGGGCCAAAATACGCCAGGTACAGGAAATGGGCGGCGCTATCCCCTCCCCAACCGACTGTTTCTGGCTGGTACGGAGTATTAAAACCCTGCCCTACCGTGTTAAGGGCCATGTTCACAATGCGCAATTATTAGCTGAGTTTTTAGAGCAGCATCCTAAAGTAGAAAAAGTATTATATCCCGGCCTGCCATCACATCCGCAACATAATATTGCCAGGGAACAGATGCTGGCCTTCGGCGGCATGCTATCATTTATTGTTAAGGGTGATGAAAATGATACGCACAATATCATCAATAAATTAAAAATATTTACCAGGGCAACCAGCCTGGGAGGTGTTGAAAGTTTAATTGAGCACCGTGCAACGATGGAAGGCCCAGATACAAAAACACCATTTAACTTATTGCGGGTTTCAGTTGGGTTGGAACATATTGATGATTTGGTGGAGGATTTGAAGCAAGCCCTGAGTTAA
- the mqnE gene encoding aminofutalosine synthase MqnE, translated as MEAEHNLQLLLQNPDLPADLKHIAEKVQRSERITFDEGVTLYEQGDLGYLGVLANYIREKRHGDKTYFNRNFHIEPTNLCVYDCKFCSYSRLLKQKAEGWEYTMDEMFNMVTKYDDEPVTEVHIVGGVLPQYDVPFYQELFSRIRAHRPELHIKALTPVEYHYIFKKAKIDYATGMRLMMEAGLGSIPGGGAEIFHPEVRDLISKDKCTGDQWLAIHEEWHKLGGRSNATMLYGHIEKFHHRVDHMERLRQLQDKTGGFQTFIPLKFRNQDNQMSHVPESTVVEDLRNYAVARIYLDNFDHIKAYWAMISRTTAQLSLNFGVDDIDGTLDDTTKIYSMAGAEEQHPGMSTKQLVELIKHVGRYPIERDTLYNVVTDYNDFEFPETQPKPQYYKLPVIN; from the coding sequence ATGGAAGCTGAGCATAATTTACAGTTATTATTACAAAACCCCGACCTGCCTGCTGATTTAAAGCATATTGCCGAAAAGGTACAGCGCAGCGAAAGGATCACCTTTGATGAAGGTGTTACGTTATATGAGCAGGGCGACCTGGGTTATCTTGGTGTTTTAGCCAACTACATCCGCGAGAAGCGCCATGGCGATAAAACTTATTTCAACCGTAATTTTCATATCGAGCCCACCAACCTTTGCGTTTACGATTGCAAATTTTGCTCGTACTCGCGCCTGCTTAAGCAAAAAGCCGAAGGCTGGGAATATACCATGGACGAAATGTTTAACATGGTAACCAAATATGATGACGAACCGGTAACCGAAGTACATATTGTAGGTGGCGTACTGCCGCAATATGATGTACCTTTTTACCAGGAGCTTTTCAGTCGTATACGTGCCCATCGCCCCGAATTACACATCAAGGCCTTAACGCCGGTTGAATACCACTATATTTTCAAAAAAGCCAAAATTGACTACGCCACCGGCATGCGCCTGATGATGGAGGCCGGTTTGGGCTCGATACCCGGCGGCGGGGCCGAGATTTTCCACCCCGAGGTTCGTGATCTGATTTCAAAAGATAAATGTACCGGCGACCAATGGCTGGCCATACACGAGGAATGGCATAAGTTGGGCGGCCGCTCAAACGCCACCATGCTTTACGGTCATATCGAAAAATTTCATCACCGGGTTGATCATATGGAACGCTTACGCCAGCTGCAGGATAAAACAGGCGGTTTCCAAACTTTTATCCCGCTGAAATTCCGCAACCAGGATAACCAGATGTCGCATGTGCCTGAATCAACTGTTGTTGAAGATTTGCGTAATTATGCTGTCGCGAGGATCTATTTGGATAATTTCGATCACATTAAAGCCTATTGGGCTATGATTAGCCGTACCACGGCGCAGCTTTCGCTTAATTTTGGGGTAGATGATATTGACGGTACGCTTGACGATACCACCAAAATTTACTCGATGGCAGGCGCCGAAGAGCAGCACCCCGGCATGAGCACCAAACAATTGGTGGAACTGATTAAACATGTAGGCAGGTACCCTATTGAGCGCGATACGCTTTATAATGTAGTTACCGATTACAATGATTTTGAATTTCCTGAAACCCAGCCCAAGCCGCAATATTACAAGCTGCCGGTAATAAACTAA
- a CDS encoding histidine phosphatase family protein: MQKTLYIVRHGQTEYNKLGIIQGRGVDTDLNDEGRKQAQQFFAAYKDVPFDKAYISALKRTKQSIQPFLDGGLPFEKLPGLDELAWGIHEGQLPTPENKAAFLQIMRDWLDGKLDSKFEGGESPNEVEIRQREALKVIMSHPEEKTVLVCMHGRAMRLLLCILTGKPLSEMDNFPHQNLVLYKVVYDGQQFAIVDFNNAEHLKQS, encoded by the coding sequence ATGCAAAAAACCTTATACATAGTACGTCACGGCCAAACTGAGTACAACAAATTGGGAATTATCCAGGGCAGGGGCGTTGATACCGACCTGAACGACGAGGGCCGCAAGCAGGCTCAACAGTTTTTTGCGGCTTATAAAGACGTACCTTTTGATAAAGCATATATATCTGCGCTAAAACGTACAAAGCAAAGTATTCAGCCTTTTTTGGATGGGGGATTGCCATTTGAAAAGCTTCCGGGCCTTGATGAGCTGGCCTGGGGTATTCATGAAGGTCAGCTGCCCACGCCGGAAAATAAAGCAGCCTTTTTGCAAATTATGCGCGATTGGCTGGATGGAAAATTGGATAGTAAATTTGAAGGCGGCGAAAGCCCTAACGAAGTAGAGATCCGTCAGCGCGAGGCTTTGAAGGTGATCATGAGCCATCCCGAAGAAAAAACCGTACTGGTTTGCATGCATGGCCGCGCCATGCGTTTATTGCTTTGTATTTTAACCGGCAAGCCACTAAGCGAAATGGATAACTTTCCGCATCAAAATTTGGTTTTATACAAAGTTGTTTATGATGGCCAACAATTTGCTATTGTAGATTTTAACAATGCCGAACATTTAAAACAATCCTGA
- a CDS encoding menaquinone biosynthetic enzyme MqnA/MqnD family protein: MKKIRISAVSYTNTKPFIYGLQHTGFVDKIELSLDTPTDCAQKLIDDVADIGLIPVAATLSLPNWEIVSDYCIGAVGAVNSVFIFSNCPVHDIKYLQLDPESRSSNNLGRVLLKNYWKISPELIEGAPNYSLSTEPNTAFVQIGDRTFGKKDQYKYVYDLAEEWQKFTGLPFMFAGWIANKPIPHDFMQEFNAALKYGLDHRQELFKELPMRDDFDIVDYLMVKIDFDLTEGKKKALYMFLDYIKRLND, translated from the coding sequence GTGAAAAAGATCAGAATATCAGCAGTAAGCTACACTAATACCAAACCCTTTATATACGGCCTTCAACATACTGGTTTTGTAGATAAAATAGAACTAAGCCTTGACACCCCGACTGATTGTGCCCAAAAACTCATTGATGACGTGGCGGATATAGGCCTTATCCCCGTGGCGGCCACGTTAAGCCTGCCCAACTGGGAAATAGTATCCGATTACTGCATTGGTGCCGTAGGCGCGGTAAACTCGGTTTTTATATTTAGTAATTGCCCGGTACACGATATTAAATACCTGCAGCTTGATCCCGAATCGCGCTCATCTAACAACCTGGGGCGTGTACTGCTTAAAAACTATTGGAAAATAAGTCCGGAGTTAATTGAGGGTGCTCCAAACTACAGCCTATCGACCGAACCAAACACGGCTTTTGTTCAAATTGGCGACCGCACCTTTGGCAAAAAAGACCAGTATAAATATGTATACGATTTGGCCGAAGAATGGCAAAAGTTTACCGGCCTGCCGTTCATGTTTGCAGGCTGGATAGCCAACAAACCAATCCCGCATGATTTTATGCAGGAATTTAACGCCGCCCTGAAATACGGCCTCGACCATAGGCAGGAGCTGTTCAAAGAGTTGCCTATGCGCGATGACTTTGATATTGTTGATTACCTGATGGTAAAAATTGATTTTGATTTAACCGAAGGGAAGAAGAAGGCGCTGTATATGTTTTTGGACTACATAAAGCGATTGAACGATTAG
- a CDS encoding DUF5990 family protein: protein MELSLHIILEKPTAGVAFGLQKGSGNKYETVQIQKTDSGDLDFYLTITTKGDRLKDVLPRFGGPFIQGPYMGNFIYLDIGTLAGQISPWNRRLKIPMAGITWEIIDQLNADAALMLKTNVAGTAKDGSPNCATVKPFNGWQVVSK, encoded by the coding sequence ATGGAACTATCGCTTCATATCATCCTCGAAAAGCCTACCGCCGGGGTCGCTTTTGGTTTACAAAAGGGATCGGGCAATAAATATGAAACTGTACAAATCCAAAAAACTGATTCAGGCGACCTGGATTTTTATTTAACGATAACCACAAAAGGGGACAGGCTTAAAGATGTTTTGCCAAGGTTTGGCGGGCCATTTATACAAGGCCCATACATGGGCAACTTTATTTACCTCGATATCGGCACGCTGGCCGGGCAGATTAGCCCCTGGAACAGGAGGCTCAAAATTCCGATGGCGGGAATAACCTGGGAGATCATCGATCAGCTAAATGCAGATGCGGCTTTAATGCTTAAAACAAACGTAGCCGGAACAGCCAAAGACGGCAGCCCAAATTGTGCTACAGTAAAGCCATTTAATGGCTGGCAGGTAGTTTCAAAATAA
- a CDS encoding DinB family protein, with protein MEIQQKTTTALFIKIAISNWELQNTRLNALLDKLTDEQIAGFTAPDRNSGTYLLGHLTAVSDGLFTYLELGERLYPQLDEIFLKNSDNSGLEKPPIADIKAAWHNVNTTLKQKFDAMQPEDWFTKHSAIPAEDFAKEPHRNKLNILINRTVHQGYHMGQLAYLVKK; from the coding sequence ATGGAAATTCAACAGAAAACAACCACAGCTTTATTCATTAAAATAGCCATATCAAACTGGGAGTTGCAAAACACCCGCCTTAACGCCTTACTTGATAAACTAACCGACGAGCAAATTGCCGGCTTCACAGCGCCCGACCGTAATAGCGGCACCTATCTTTTAGGGCATTTAACCGCGGTAAGCGACGGCCTTTTTACCTATTTAGAACTTGGCGAGCGGCTTTACCCGCAGCTGGATGAGATATTCCTGAAAAACTCCGATAACTCCGGGCTGGAAAAACCGCCGATAGCCGATATCAAAGCTGCCTGGCACAACGTAAACACCACCCTCAAACAAAAATTTGATGCCATGCAGCCCGAAGACTGGTTTACCAAACACAGCGCCATCCCTGCCGAAGATTTTGCAAAAGAACCACATCGCAACAAACTGAATATCCTCATCAACAGAACCGTTCACCAGGGCTACCACATGGGGCAACTGGCCTATTTGGTGAAAAAGTAG
- a CDS encoding TetR/AcrR family transcriptional regulator, with the protein MASKERIQRLKDETRINILDAALQIVKEEGWQALSMRKIADVIEYTAPIIYEYYANKEAILLELARKGYLLLAKDLRTAHEQHLLPEKQLEAMWLAYWNFAFANKELYQIMFGVTTNCCCDEINKLEESVMPWDLFTDVIGKVMRIDNPESDVICTKYYTFWSVVHGLVSINLLRRGSSDDINRQVLMDAITGIIRSIKPE; encoded by the coding sequence ATGGCCAGTAAAGAACGTATTCAACGCTTAAAAGACGAAACCAGGATCAATATCCTGGATGCCGCGCTCCAAATTGTTAAAGAGGAGGGATGGCAGGCTTTAAGTATGCGTAAAATTGCCGATGTAATTGAATACACCGCACCTATCATATATGAATATTACGCTAATAAAGAAGCTATTTTGCTGGAACTTGCCCGCAAAGGCTACTTATTATTAGCTAAAGACCTTAGGACAGCTCACGAACAACACTTGCTGCCAGAAAAACAACTGGAGGCTATGTGGCTTGCCTACTGGAATTTCGCCTTTGCCAACAAAGAGCTTTACCAGATTATGTTTGGCGTTACTACCAATTGCTGTTGCGACGAGATAAACAAGCTGGAAGAATCTGTGATGCCATGGGATTTGTTCACCGACGTAATTGGCAAGGTGATGCGTATTGACAATCCCGAATCGGATGTTATTTGCACTAAATATTACACTTTTTGGTCTGTTGTTCATGGGTTGGTGTCTATCAACTTATTGCGGCGCGGTTCATCAGACGATATCAATCGCCAGGTATTAATGGATGCCATTACCGGTATCATCAGGTCGATAAAACCTGAGTAA
- a CDS encoding efflux RND transporter periplasmic adaptor subunit, which translates to MKIIPLALLALTLYGCSPKPQTQQAPPPPALPVAAIASGTQTTYQEYPASIEGTVNVEVRPQVNGTLDKVFVDEGAFVSAGQPIFKINEQPYRAALNNALASLHAAEAAAGNAQLEVDKLTPLVENKVVSDYQLKTAKASLQVAKANIESAKANVSTAQINLGYTLIKAPVSGYIGRLLKKQGSLVTPQDVEALTQLSDVHDVHVYFSLGEKDFVAFKEQYPGTTLKEKLQHLPTVSLLLADGSQYAKQGKIDVIDGQFDKNTGAITIRANFANPDGLLRAGNTGKVRLSLQHTDALIVPESATVEMQDKVFVFALADSNKVKKVPINIVGKSGENYLVKDGLKAGDQIVLSGMDHLAEGMVIAPQKATDKVAAVVNK; encoded by the coding sequence ATGAAAATTATCCCATTAGCGCTTTTAGCACTCACATTATATGGTTGCTCGCCCAAGCCGCAAACGCAGCAGGCACCGCCACCGCCGGCACTACCTGTTGCCGCAATAGCATCGGGCACACAAACTACTTACCAGGAATATCCTGCATCTATTGAAGGTACCGTTAACGTAGAAGTTCGTCCGCAGGTAAACGGTACTTTAGACAAGGTATTTGTTGACGAAGGTGCTTTTGTAAGCGCCGGCCAGCCCATATTTAAAATAAATGAGCAGCCTTACCGCGCAGCCTTAAACAACGCCCTGGCCAGCTTACACGCGGCCGAAGCAGCAGCAGGTAACGCGCAACTTGAAGTTGACAAGCTTACACCGCTGGTTGAAAACAAGGTAGTATCTGATTACCAGTTAAAAACCGCAAAAGCAAGCCTGCAGGTTGCTAAAGCCAATATCGAATCGGCCAAGGCAAATGTGTCAACCGCGCAAATTAATTTAGGCTATACCTTAATAAAAGCACCGGTTAGCGGTTATATCGGTCGTTTACTCAAAAAACAGGGAAGTCTGGTTACTCCGCAGGACGTGGAAGCTTTAACCCAACTGTCTGATGTGCATGATGTGCATGTTTACTTCTCTTTGGGCGAAAAAGATTTCGTAGCCTTTAAAGAACAGTATCCCGGTACTACTTTAAAAGAGAAACTACAGCACTTGCCTACCGTATCATTACTATTAGCCGATGGCAGCCAATACGCCAAACAAGGTAAAATAGATGTAATAGACGGCCAGTTTGATAAAAATACAGGGGCTATTACCATCAGGGCAAACTTTGCCAACCCAGATGGTTTATTACGTGCCGGTAACACAGGTAAAGTACGTTTAAGCTTACAACATACAGATGCATTGATAGTGCCTGAGTCGGCCACTGTCGAAATGCAGGATAAAGTGTTTGTTTTCGCCCTTGCCGATAGCAATAAAGTGAAAAAAGTACCTATCAACATTGTAGGCAAAAGCGGCGAAAACTACCTGGTTAAAGATGGCCTTAAAGCCGGCGACCAGATTGTACTGAGCGGCATGGACCACTTAGCCGAAGGTATGGTAATAGCACCTCAAAAAGCTACTGATAAGGTTGCTGCTGTAGTTAATAAATAA